caaatgaagtccaTTGGAGGTTCTCAATTtatgttccgtggcatcgcacgggcacctacctagtaAAATTTAAAGTTCAAACACATCATATATTAAAAGATAAAAAAGAAAATTCTAAGATAAAAAAGTGAAATTATCTCTTACAGTTTTCTCTTCTTTTATCTCTTATCATATGATGAATTTGAAGTACATCTATAATTTAATGCTTTTTTGGGACTTTTGTTAGTTATAATTTAATAATTTTTTGTGGCTTTTGTTAATTGGTTTGCACGAAAAATTGATTTTAAAGTACATCTATAATTTAATAATTTTTTGTGACTTTTGTTAGTTATAATTTAATAATTTTTTGTGACTTATGTTAGTTGGTTTGCACGAAAACTTGATTTGCACTTAACACGTTGCCAACAATATTATATTGATCTCTTGTTCTCGCACAAGTACTGAATTTGGGACACGCTCCATTGCTCCAAGCCATATCGCTTCTCATGGCCTCTTGCACAGGCGCATCAGGTTGAAACAACTTATCACACGCCAAAGCGCATTAGTAGGATAGCGAACTTGATTTCTTACAGCCACGAAATCCATGCACTACAGCAAATCTGCAATGTGAACACAACAAACACCTGGGTATCGATACAGCACACAAGAACGTGAATCACATAAACAAACTGCAGAGACTGTCAAATACAACATCCATCTTACGTATCTCATTTGTCTACAGTATGCGTTCAGGAGGGTTTCAAATGTAAACATCACATGTCGCTGGAGCAAATCAGTTTACAGAGTGATAAAACCAAGACATGTCGCTGGAGCAAATCAGTTTACAGAGTGAAAAAACCAAGACAAGCTTCAGGCTGGCTGCTCATAAGTGATGCTACTATTCTTGTTTGAAACAGTAAATCATCAACAGACAACTTACTCCACCTCTTCCATGAAATCCTTGATCTCTGATGGGCTTAGAACTCTGTTATTTGTATGGAAACTGTTAGTTCTCACCAAACCATTTGAAGTAGCAAGGAGTTTGTAATATCAAATAGCCTTAGATTTCCAACAACAAAAACATAGTAAACAGAAACATTTCCCCTACAGCTAGAGGAGCACAAGTTGTTACCAAACCCTAAAGAACAGAATGGGAGCAATGAGTGATGCAGTGATTTGATCATTTGATGAGGCAAGAGGAACATGGATCATATAAAGGTGGCAGTAATAATTGAGTCTGTGTAACTTACTTGAACTCACGGTCAGCTCGAATAATTCCGATTTCAATGTTGTTGGAGGAAATTTGCCCCTCATATCTGCAAGTCCAAGATGCAGAACCAATTAGTAACTATTTAGGATGTTTTAAACTAAGCAACTACAAGTGGGTTGCAATACCCTTCTTTCAAAGTCAAAATTGCAGTGTggatggcatcatcaagctccatATCCTCTGTGTATCTACAATGAAAACATATTATAAATATAAGATGTGAAATCAGAAGGAAAGGATGATCTGTTATGGCACACAGGGGGTGGTAATGGGCTCTAAatcttacactataaaatttaaggatcgaatcggaTTAGGATTCGGTCTCTATTCCTATTCATTTTTGTACTAAAATTTATTAAGGGCCACAATTTATTGTGAAGAAACACTTGATCATAATCCATTACCATCCCTAGGCACACATGCCTCTTATATTAATCAATGATGAGGAACATAGAATCAACTGGAATTTATTTACAATCAATGATGGAAGAAAATTATCAATGATAGAAGAAAATTATCAGCGGTACTATGTCACAACTCACAACAGTGTATCTGTATATAGTGCAAGTGCACAACATTACTACCATGAGATTATGTACCTCTTTTCAAGAAATGTCTTTGCATTTGACACATTTTTTCCCATGGCTGATGCCTTCCAGGAGAAGTATGATCCTGAGGGATCAACCTGAAGAAATAGCCAACAATGTCAGTTGTCTTGACTCTTGAGTTTACGAAGGTACATCCTACAGTATCATGGTGATTGTTAACACATATGTGCACATTTTTCACTTTATAAGTACTACTTGTGATGATCCCTGTGAGACAATAAACAGGTTTCCTTTTTTTTGAAAGGTTGATAAACAGGTTTGAGGTTTCTATCTTGTAACTTCTTCAGTATACCTGATACAACTGTGGGCCATTGTCATCATACCCAGCAATCAACAGCGATACTCCAAATGGTCTTACACCACTGAAACAAATAAGGATCACAAGTAAAACTCATTAACATATACGTATCTCAGGCTTTCACTAATCACCTTAACAGCCCCAGACAATAGAGGCTAGTACAATCCTTTTGACTGGATGGTGTATATCCTAGTAATCTCTATTAGTTTAACTGTCTGGTCAAGCCATCACGACGACGTCAAGTGCGTCGATCAATAAATGGAAATATCTACTAAATGTTATAGATATAGTGCATATTCTATGTATGATGTTGGTTGGCTCGCTTGGCAAATAAACAATATTTAACCCTCGACCACTTAAATATCACCAATTAATTGAAAATCAATAGCTGGATTGCACACAGGGACAATACATTTCGGTAATGTACAAATAAAAAAATGGTAGACCGAGTACCAGAGGCAAGCCTTCCTCCCGCAAATGCAGAGAGGCTGCTTCGAACCCGCGATCTGGTGACTCAATGAACCAGATCTTCCAAGTGTTTAGCTATTTAGGTAATGTACAAATAAGGCACTAAAACAGCTAAAAAATACAATGCTGTTCCAAGTGTTTAGCCCGGAAGAAAAGTTGTTTGAAAGTTTAGTGCCAGAATATATTGATTATGGAGTGGCCATCCTGCAGTATGCAGATGACATTATCCTCTATATTCAAGAAtctgttttcaagtcgtccgattaATTGTGATTAATCGTCCAAGTTGATTTGGACCCAATCACGATTAATTGCCCAAGTTGGTCAGCCAGAACGACCAGCAAGTCGTCCGACTTGAAAGCAGATGACAAAGAGCAAGCTACAAATTTAAAGTTGCTCTTTATATCTATGAGATGTCTGGTTTAAAAGATAACTTTTCCAAGAATGAGGTTATTTTGGTTAGCCAGGATAACTCCAAAGGTTTGGAATTTTCCAACATGTTCAACTATGCTTAGATCTGATCAAttaccgggccgggccgggccatgCAAAACCCGACATGAAAATCCATTGGCCCGAGCCCGCCTGTGGCTCGACAGAAAATGCAAAATCACAGACCGAGCAAAATACTACCTCCGTTTTCGAATATTCGTCGTCGgttagttcatttttgaactaaaacgtgacaaataaaaaagaatggaGGGAGTAATATGCATATAGTAACCAACTAATGAGCATCTAGAAAAATGCTTTACAATTTGGAATGGAGGGGAGTATAAACCATTCAGACTCATGGCAGTATACAGTTTGTGGATTCTACGTTTCAAGCATAAGCAAACAGGCATACCTTGTACAATTCGTCAACAGCTCCCACATTGATCTTTGAACCAAGTCCCTGTGAGAAGGGACGTTAGATATTGAATTTCAGGCTCTTAGTCTGTTTGCACACCGGATTCCAAATGTACGTGCATTGTACAAAGGACAAGTTTATTTTGGATTGTATGTGACAGCAACAAGCGAATACCTTCCGTTTCAGCATGTTGCACGTGGCTTCTGCTGGTGTTTCAGCAGGTGTCGAGCTCTTCATGTCTTCATTACGTTTTCGTTTCTATGTTTTGAAACAGATACAGATAATCATACGACTCAAATTAAAATGGTAAACAGGAAGTTTGGTTGCCCAAAATTGTTCCTTACTTTCTTTCCCGCTTCTGGATCAATCCCTCTAGCTGCCAATTCAGCTGCCAAAGCTTCCTTGGCTGCTTGTTCCTGTAAAATAAAAAAGAAGGTAGTAGCATTCTCTGATCAAGATGAAAAAAATGCGACCATAGATAGAGTTACTTACCTCAAGGTACTCTTTGTTCATTTCCTCCCAGATAATCTTTTTATattgtgtttcttcctcattgtgAAAGTACCCATCAACCTACAAAATTGATAGATAGCATCACAACTAATTGCAAAGGCTTCCTCCACGCACATAAGGAACATGCAataattcaatttcttgtcttagaactgaaaatgttaGTTTAACTTTACCTGCATCGAGCAATAGAAAAGACTTGGATTAGAAGAACCAAGAAGCACTATTGTAGCACAAAGGAAAACTAAACCATAATGTTCGTCCCACCAATATACTTAAGTTTGCACCTTGCATGTATATACTTCAGATATTAATAAAAAAATATTCCAAACCTGAAGATCCTCCTTATTCTGTAAGTTCTAACATGAAGGATTAAGATCATTTACAACCTATAAAACATGACCCTCTCAATCAATACAATATAAGAAAAGCAGAAGAATCATATGCAATTCAGTTGATAAGTTGATGAACGGCAATTATAATAGTCAGTGAGCGCAATTCAGGATGTTATTGCGATGTGCACCTCCTGCATGACCAGATCACGAGCAACCTCCATGGAGTTCTTGCTGACCATCCCGGCGAGGAGGTGCCAAGCGCCAAGGTTCGATGGCATGATGATCACTGTGTTCCTGAAGTCCACCGTCCTGCCTTGCCCATCCATCAGCCTGCCGTCATTGAGGACCTAGAGCAGGGTGTTGAACATGGCGACATGGGTCGTCTCTACCTCATCAAATAAGATCACGTTGTACAACCTCCTCACTTGTTCAGTCAGCTACCCACCCTCTTCACGGCTGACGTAGCTTCAGTCATAGTTAAAAAAAAATCCAGCCCAAGTCAGAACATGAGTCCATCCGATAATACAGTTAAAATACAACATATAGCAAGTATTTAAGGAGAACTGTCGTTGGGACAAAGACGGTATAGTTTTCTCTCATGTTTGATTATTGTAGAGTACTGTAGGACAAGCACAAAATCTGTAGAATTTTACAAGCTAAAAGCTCATACCTTATTTTGGACACAGATGTTCTACCAGACAATGCACCTGCGGTTTTCCAAGCACACATGGCACATCTCGCCAAAGCATCCAGGCAAGGCATCTAAGGTGGGGGCACTGCATCCAGCCAAGGCGCCAAACCACGATAGTCCTAATTAGTTTTATCATCGAAGAATGAGAAGTATTACTTGGAAAAAAACCTATCATTCTGATCTGAACACTTGCTAATATATACCTTGTATAGAAAATATCAAAAGGGATTAGCTACAGTGACCAATAAAATGTAATATCTAACGACAATTTGTGGAAAAATATCATACAAATACTCGGCACAAAGAACTGGCAGTTAAATAGGACTGCATTTTTTAACGTAGCTATATAGGACTGATGACCAATTATAGTACTTAGTTCAAACATAATTTCACTGGTATGGATTTGGTTTGCCTTTAATCTACAATATCCTGTAAATATTGCACAATTAGGAGATGAACTCACCACAATTTTAGACCTCTGGATGAATCAGTGGTAGCTCACAGACCCCAATCTGCAGATTCACCAGCGAAGAGGCAAGATAATTTTTTCGCCAGCTTGCAGAACTGAGTAAATCTATTTATGAGATAGTGCAAGATTTGGTGATGGGACAAAAGCAAACACCTATCGGCAGTCTATGAAGGCTCTCAAGACAGCCGGATAGAGTGGGTGGGACATGATCTTGGCCTTGATTATTTCGGATCCCCTCTCGCTGTTGGCAGCACAATTAACAGGTAAAATAAGAGCAGAAATACATTGAATTACTAAAGTAACCAAAAATTACAAAATGATCAGAAGCAGCAGAATTTCCACTCACGTCACTTGAAGCGAATGCGCTCTTGGGCTATTCTCCTTATTCCGGTAGATATTTGCACCCACGTCACAAAAAGAACAAACCAGCTCTGTATCAGCAATGGGCCAATAACAACAAATTTCATGAGATAAAATGAAGACAGAGCAATGACAGGTCGACAACTTTTGATCAGTTTCTAAAATGCAACAGGGTTAGTGGTGCTCCCATGTTAATTACCTCTATGTTTTCATATTCAGACTGATGACGGTGTACACTGGTCAGATCATATCagtgtttttctttttttttggggGTGTCTGTTTAACTTTTTCACATGATGGTGGTTATAAAAAGAAAATGCAAACTTCAGAGCAGGTTGCTTGCAACTTTATGTGAGCAGGGGAGGGAAAAGGATGCCCTAAACAAAACCAATAGCAAGAACAAGATGATGGGTGTTGACCAAGACATGGAAAAGATAATTATATCGGATGACTGTAGTAAGGTTGAAGGTAAGAAGAAGGTCCACACCACATCCCTTGAgaaggagaggaagaagaaaCTTCACAATGCTAGCACTGGGAAGAACATGCAAAGGGATgatgacgaggagggggaggaatATGAGTAACTCTGCTACTAAGGTGAAAAGCAAGGTGTCCAGCCAATTATGTGAGGAGAAGAATGAGAACAAGCTGAACAAAACATACCGGGGGAAGAAGATGCAGACTGCTGACAGCAAGATGAAATATGAcagtggagtaaagaagggggatTGTGTTCACAACATTTTGTggtatagaaaagaaaaggaaaaggccaGCGAATACCAGTACTGAGAAGGAGACTGCACCAATCACTTCTCTTGTTAAAGAGAAGAAATTGAGGATGACTGAGAGCGTGGAGTTTAAGATGAGACATGACAAACAGAATAGGATAAATGTGTTGCTTGATATATCCGATGAGAATATGGGTACATCAAGTGGCTCTAACTATAAAATAAGCAAGAAAAAATTACCACACACACTATTCAAGGGAAAAAAGAAGATGTGGTGCAATGATagtgataagattcatgatggcaGGATGAAGGAAATGGAAATATTTAGTGGCATCAAGGAAAGAAATAATCAGATCCCCATTGCATTTTTAAAGTTCGTATGCAGCAATGCCGAGAAATTTCTGGTATGGTTTTGTTTGTTGCTACTTTCCATTACAACTCTACTATCTTTTTCTTTCATATATTTGTGCAGGTGATACCACCAAATGTTGCACCCAGATTGGAGTATTTGACGAATCAACTTTTTATATCTTAAAGATTCAGAGGGGTGGTTTTCAAAGGTCCTCGTATCGTAGGTGGCTGATTCCCTTGCTTTTCATCAAGGATGGGATATGTTTGTTTCAAACCATTTGATTAAATACAGTGAATTTCTATTGTTTAAGTACATTGCTGAGAGTACATTATCTGTGCAGGTTTTTAGTATAGACTCTTGTGAGAAAGACTCGACTTCAACCCTGAGAGCATAAATAAAGGTGAAAGAAATAAACAGGCATGTAGTAATATGCCACCTGATGATTTGGTCGTCACCGATGGTAGTTTAGAAAACAATGGCTACTATGTTTCTGGTGAATGTCCCAGGACCAAAGTGCCTCAAACATGTCATGTGACTTGCAATACAAAAAATGACCAAAGTATACTGGCGACAACAAGTAGTAAGCGCTCAGGTTGGGTACTGAATTCCAGAGAAAAATAAAAAGTTGATGCCTCACCTTAGATAGGATGCGTGGAAATGTCGTTGTGTCTACGACTGGTCACCTTCAAAGCATTAATTCTGCAAAGATAACTATGAACCGGGTAAGTGCTTGGGAATAAGTGGCATTAGAAACTTCAGTTATATGAGAATGAAGTGAAACATAATCACCAAGTAGCCTTCAATTTGTTGCTTTCAGATTCCGCTATTCTGAGCACGGCTCCGAGCATCATCATGAGCTTTGTTAAGAACCTAAACAGAAAAGGATTCTACTGAGGTTAAAACAACTCAACCAAAAAACTGAATACTCCCCTGATTGACATAAAAAAAGTTATACATACATAATAATGGAAGCAAAAAAACAACACGTTTTAGCGGAATTCTAGTTTTCAAATTCAGATCTAGCATATTTGAGAAGCAAGGAAAATGAAGCACGTACACCCCTTGGTGGAGGTCTGGCGGTGGCGCTTGGCTTCTTGATGTCGTTCTTTTGCGCCTTGTACGACTGGTTATGCGCCAAGTAGTTCTTCAACTTAGCCCTGAATCCCTCTTGCTCCTGCTCCTAGTCACCTGCGGTTCTGCCAAGAAATCAGGAGATGAACAATCGAATCCAGAGAAGGCCTCAAGAGGAAGACGAGGAGTGGCGTAGTTGACaagcaaggaaaaggaagcacatTCAGATCTAGCATAGTTGAGATTTGAGaagcaaggaaaaggaagcacgtACCCCCTTGGTGGAGGTCTGGCAGCCGCGCATGGGTTTCTTGATGTTGTTCTTGTGTGCCTTGTACGACTGGTTATGTGCCATGTGGTCCTTTGACTTAGCCATCGTGAATCCCTCATCTGTTATGGGCCATGAAGTATCAAATCCGAAGGCCTCATGAGGAATCTGCATTTAATGTTATGGGCACACCTGCCGCCACACCCTGGATGCGATCTCGATCTCGTCGTGTCGCCGCCCTGGCATAGCCGTGCTCCCAGCGTGTCGCAGCAAATGGACACCTATTTATTAGAGTTAGTAGAGAAAAATAAGCTAAGCATGACATCATAATAAGCACCATAAAAATTCTATCATGAAAAGAATAACATAAGCAGCACACGTTCAGCTGGTGTGTACCTAAGGAGCATTTCGGCGAACACATGGTGGTCGTCATCCGTCTCCACAACAGCTGGTGTGTAGTGTTATGTTTGCATGAAGTAATTTACTCACTGAACTTAACTTTTATATCGGTAAAACTTGATGTTTGATATTACCATATGAAGTTCCACTGTCATGAAGGGCTTTTCATTCCTTGGAGGTCCTTTTCATCTTGGCAAAAGAAGTTTACTATATAATGAGCAGAAATTGGTGTATTCAAACAGGATGTCGATTTCGAACAGACATAGTCATGTTCAAAGTAGAATTACATTTTGATTTTGCCATTTCAGTATCATGCTTTTTACTTCACATGAAAACCTCATCATCCCCCAAACTAACAGATGTACCTGCTAGATTTGTTTATCCCTAGATAGTTGATAGAATAAGACAAATTGTCCTGGGTGTATGACGACATTTTAGCCTTACCTTCAACCCAGATAGCAACATAATCTTTTCAGTCCAAAAAACATGTAGGCTAACCAATAATCGTCAAAAACTAAGAAATATGTAGAAGGTGCATACCCTCTGGCCATAACGGCTAAGAAAATCTCTTTCATGATCTGCTTTCAAGTGAGTTAGAGCTGACTTGAGTGCCTTCTTCACAAGGTTGGAGATCTCTGCCAGCATATTAGTTGGAGAGAGTCAAGAATAGAAATAAAATCCACCCTCTCTATATAGGTTAAAAGCGTCGCCCATTGCACTTCTATTATTTTCACGAGCAATTGCAATTCTATTATTTTCTAAATGTGCATGGTAGAGCGTCTGATTCGACACTTTTAACCTGCAATACCCTCTAGCCATGGCGGCTAAGAAAATCCATTGAAGTCCTCCTCCCAAGTGTATGTAAGATGTGCACATGAGCAGACACTGCTATAGGCTCCAAGCAAGTGATGCAACGCACAGAAACCTGCAATACATCAAGGTGCACATATTTTTTATCTAATTCTGAATAAAGCATTAGACAATAGGGTGCACTGCACTGAATGGCAAAAGATTTCAAAGTGAAAAACTCCAAAAGTAATGCATACTCAGTGCATAGAATAAAGTGTGTTCTTCTCAGCTGAACAAACAAAAGTTGTCGGGGACGGGATGGCGTGGGCCGGCCATGTCGCCAGAGAAGGGGCCGCCCATCAGGGTGCCGAGCGCGAGGTCGGAGCCGAGACCGGGGGCGGGGGGCGCGCGCAACACGACGCCCCGCGTCATCGCCGAGTACGGGGTCCTGGATTGGGAGCACAACCACGAGCATGCCGTGGGTGAGCATCGCCTGCTCCTGTGGGATCTGCGTACGCAGCGGTTGGAGGACGGCTAGGGGGAGGGGGCTATTGCGATGGGGCGCAGAGTTGGGGCGCAGAGTTGGGGCACGATATCACCTGCTGTGGAGGCCCGCTCGTCGTTGAGCCATTGCCGCACCCCTCGCGCGGTGTCCACCGCGGCCTCCTTCTCCCCACGTCGTTGTCGCCTCCAGCTCCTCGGGGAGAGAGCAATCTCTGAGGGGCGGACCTCTGAGAGCAATCTCTGAGCAATCTCTG
This portion of the Zea mays cultivar B73 chromosome 2, Zm-B73-REFERENCE-NAM-5.0, whole genome shotgun sequence genome encodes:
- the LOC103648810 gene encoding proteasome subunit alpha type-2, with the protein product MSLNVLLVILICFSGVRPFGVSLLIAGYDDNGPQLYQVDPSGSYFSWKASAMGKNVSNAKTFLEKRYTEDMELDDAIHTAILTLKEGYEGQISSNNIEIGIIRADREFKVLSPSEIKDFMEEVE